In Solanum lycopersicum chromosome 5, SLM_r2.1, the following are encoded in one genomic region:
- the LOC138348784 gene encoding uncharacterized protein, which yields MYQDLRQSYWWNGMKKVIAEMAAKCPNCQQVKSKNQRPGGLTQYIELPLWKWDMINMDFITNLPHTPQRFDYIWYRYISYEDVRRWNLEFDVKYWVFLKVLPMKGIMRFRNKGKLSPRYIGPINLIQKIGMVAYYLDFPSELQAVHPVFHVSMLKKCIGDPSRIMPIENICIAED from the exons ATGTATCAGGACCTTCGACAGagctattggtggaatggcatgaaaaaAGTTATTGCGGAGATGGCAGCTAAATGTCCAAACTGCCAACAAGTTAAATCAAAGAATCAAAGGCCTGGAGGCTTAACCCAATATATTGAGCTTCCGTTATGGAAATGGGATATGataaatatggacttcatcactaATTTGCCTCATACTCCACAAAGGTTTGATTACATTTGG TATCGATACATTTCTTATGAAGATGTTCGCCGATGGAACTTAGAGTTTGATGTAAAATATTGGGTTTTCCTGAAAGTATTGCCTATGAAGGGAATCATGCGATTTAGGAACAAAGGGAAACTCAGCCCTAGGTACATTGGACCAATTAATCTTATTCAAAAGATCGGTATGGTGGCATACTATCTTGATTTTCCTTCAGAATTGCAAGCAGTTCATCCTgtatttcatgtttctatgttgaaaaagtgtattggAGATCCTTCACGTATTATGCCCATTGAAAACATTTGTATCGCTGAAGATTAA